The Felis catus isolate Fca126 chromosome X, F.catus_Fca126_mat1.0, whole genome shotgun sequence genome includes a region encoding these proteins:
- the ARAF gene encoding serine/threonine-protein kinase A-Raf isoform X1, which produces MEPPRGPPANGAEPSRAVGTVKVYLPNKQRTVVTVRDGMSVYDSLDKALKVRGLNQDCCVVYRLIEGRKTVTAWDTAIAPLDGEELIVEVLEDVPLTMHNFVRKTFFSLAFCDFCLKFLFHGFRCQTCGYKFHQHCSSKVPTVCVDMSTNRRQVYHSVQDLSGGSRQHEAPSNRPLNEPLTPQGPSSRTQHRDPEHFPFPAPANAPLQRIRSTSTPNVHMVSTTAPMDSSLLQLTAQSFSTDAAGSRGGGDGAPRGSPSPSVPSGRKSPHSKSPSEQREQRERKSLADDKKKVKNLGYRDSGYYWEVPPSEVQLLKRIGTGSFGTVFRGRWHGDVAVKVLKVAQPTAEQAQAFKNEMQVLRKTRHVNILLFMGFMTRPGFAIITQWCEGSSLYHHLHVADTRFDMVQLIDVARQTAQGMDYLHAKNIIHRDLKSNNIFLHEGLTVKIGDFGLATVKTRWSGAQPLEQPSGSVLWMAAEVIRMQDPNPYSFQSDVYAYGVVLYELMTGSLPYSHIGSRDQIIFMVGRGYLSPDLSKISSNCPKAMRRLLSDCLKFQREERPLFPQVGRILATIELLQRSLPKIERSASEPSLHRTQADELPACLLSAARLVP; this is translated from the exons ATGGAGCCACCACGGGGCCCCCCTGCCAACGGGGCCGAGCCGTCCCGGGCAGTGGGCACTGTCAAAGTGTACCTGCCCAACAAGCAACGCACGGTG gtgacTGTCCGGGATGGCATGAGTGTCTACGACTCTCTAGACAAGGCCCTCAAGGTACGGGGTCTTAATCAGGATTGCTGTGTGGTCTACCGGCTGATTGAGGG GCGAAAGACAGTCACTGCCTGGGACACAGCCATTGCCCCCCTGGATGGAGAGGAGCTCATCGTAGAGGTCCTTGAAGATGTGCCACTGACCATGCACAATTTT GTACGGAAGACGTTCTTCAGCCTGGCATTCTGTGACTTCTGCCTTAAGTTTCTGTTCCATGGCTTCCGCTGCCAAACCTGTGGCTACAAGTTCCACCAGCACTGTTCCTCCAAGGTCCCCACAGTCTGTGTTGACATGAGTACCAACCGCCGACA GGTCTACCACAGTGTCCAGGATTTGTCCGGAGGCTCCAGACAGCACGAGGCTCCCTCGAACCGCCCCCTGAATGAGCCGCTAACCCCTCAGGGTCCCAG CTCCCGCACCCAGCACCGCGACCCTGAGCACTTTCCCTTCCCCGCCCCTGCCAACGCCCCACTCCAGCGCATCCGCTCCACATCCACTCCCAACGTGCACATGGTCAGCACCACGGCCCCCATGGACTCCAGCCTCCTCCAG CTCACTGCCCAGAGTTTCAGCACCGATG CTGCTGGTAGTAGAGGCGGTGGCGACGGAGCCCCCCGggggagccccagccccagcgtgCCCTCGGGGAGGAAGTCCCCACATTCCAAATCCCCGTCGGAGCAGCGTGAGCAGCGGGAGCGGAAGTCCTTGGCTGATGACAAGAAGAAAGTG AAGAATCTGGGGTACCGGGACTCGGGCTATTACTGGGAGGTGCCGCCCAGCGAGGTGCAGCTGCTGAAGAGGATCGGGACGGGCTCGTTTGGCACCGTGTTTCGCGGGCGGTGGCATGGAGACGTGGCCGTGAAGGTGCTCAAGGTGGCTCAACCCACAGCGGAGCAGGCGCAGGCCTTCAAGAACGAGATGCAGGTGCTCAG GAAGACACGTCATGTCAACATCTTGCTATTCATGGGCTTCATGACCCGGCCGGGATTTGCCATCATCACACAGTGGTGTGAGGGCTCCAGCCTGTACCACCACCTACATGTGGCCGACACACGCTTCGACATGGTCCAGCTCATCGACGTGGCCCGGCAGACTGCCCAGGGCATGGA CTACCTCCATGCCAAGAACATTATCCACCGAGATCTCAAGTCTAACA ACATCTTCCTACACGAGGGGCTCACAGTGAAGATCGGTGACTTTGGCCTGGCCACGGTGAAGACACGGTGGAGCGGGGCCCAGCCCTTGGAACAgccctcgggctctgtgctatggATG GCGGCTGAGGTGATCCGTATGCAGGACCCGAACCCCTACAGCTTCCAGTCGGATGTCTACGCCTACGGGGTTGTGCTCTATGAGCTCATGACCGGCTCTCTGCCTTACAGCCACATTGGCAGCCGTGACCAG attatCTTCATGGTGGGCCGTGGCTATCTGTCCCCGGACCTCAGCAAAATCTCCAGCAACTGCCCCAAGGCCATGCGGCGCCTGCTGTCTGACTGCCTCAAGTTCCAGCGAGAGGAACGTCCCCTCTTCCCCCAGGTGGGCCGG atCCTGGCCACGATTGAGCTGCTGCAGCGGTCACTCCCCAAGATTGAGCGGAGTGCCTCCGAACCCTCCTTGCACCGCACCCAGGCTGATGAGTTGCCTGCCTGCCTCCTCAGCGCGGCCCGCCTTGTGCCTTAG
- the ARAF gene encoding serine/threonine-protein kinase A-Raf isoform X2: MEPPRGPPANGAEPSRAVGTVKVYLPNKQRTVVTVRDGMSVYDSLDKALKVRGLNQDCCVVYRLIEGRKTVTAWDTAIAPLDGEELIVEVLEDVPLTMHNFVRKTFFSLAFCDFCLKFLFHGFRCQTCGYKFHQHCSSKVPTVCVDMSTNRRQVYHSVQDLSGGSRQHEAPSNRPLNEPLTPQGPSSRTQHRDPEHFPFPAPANAPLQRIRSTSTPNVHMVSTTAPMDSSLLQLTAQSFSTDAAGSRGGGDGAPRGSPSPSVPSGRKSPHSKSPSEQREQRERKSLADDKKKVKNLGYRDSGYYWEVPPSEVQLLKRIGTGSFGTVFRGRWHGDVAVKVLKVAQPTAEQAQAFKNEMQVLRKTRHVNILLFMGFMTRPGFAIITQWCEGSSLYHHLHVADTRFDMVQLIDVARQTAQGMDYLHAKNIIHRDLKSNNIFLHEGLTVKIGDFGLATVKTRWSGAQPLEQPSGSVLWMAAEVIRMQDPNPYSFQSDVYAYGVVLYELMTGSLPYSHIGSRDQIIFMVGRGYLSPDLSKISSNCPKAMRRLLSDCLKFQREERPLFPQILATIELLQRSLPKIERSASEPSLHRTQADELPACLLSAARLVP, encoded by the exons ATGGAGCCACCACGGGGCCCCCCTGCCAACGGGGCCGAGCCGTCCCGGGCAGTGGGCACTGTCAAAGTGTACCTGCCCAACAAGCAACGCACGGTG gtgacTGTCCGGGATGGCATGAGTGTCTACGACTCTCTAGACAAGGCCCTCAAGGTACGGGGTCTTAATCAGGATTGCTGTGTGGTCTACCGGCTGATTGAGGG GCGAAAGACAGTCACTGCCTGGGACACAGCCATTGCCCCCCTGGATGGAGAGGAGCTCATCGTAGAGGTCCTTGAAGATGTGCCACTGACCATGCACAATTTT GTACGGAAGACGTTCTTCAGCCTGGCATTCTGTGACTTCTGCCTTAAGTTTCTGTTCCATGGCTTCCGCTGCCAAACCTGTGGCTACAAGTTCCACCAGCACTGTTCCTCCAAGGTCCCCACAGTCTGTGTTGACATGAGTACCAACCGCCGACA GGTCTACCACAGTGTCCAGGATTTGTCCGGAGGCTCCAGACAGCACGAGGCTCCCTCGAACCGCCCCCTGAATGAGCCGCTAACCCCTCAGGGTCCCAG CTCCCGCACCCAGCACCGCGACCCTGAGCACTTTCCCTTCCCCGCCCCTGCCAACGCCCCACTCCAGCGCATCCGCTCCACATCCACTCCCAACGTGCACATGGTCAGCACCACGGCCCCCATGGACTCCAGCCTCCTCCAG CTCACTGCCCAGAGTTTCAGCACCGATG CTGCTGGTAGTAGAGGCGGTGGCGACGGAGCCCCCCGggggagccccagccccagcgtgCCCTCGGGGAGGAAGTCCCCACATTCCAAATCCCCGTCGGAGCAGCGTGAGCAGCGGGAGCGGAAGTCCTTGGCTGATGACAAGAAGAAAGTG AAGAATCTGGGGTACCGGGACTCGGGCTATTACTGGGAGGTGCCGCCCAGCGAGGTGCAGCTGCTGAAGAGGATCGGGACGGGCTCGTTTGGCACCGTGTTTCGCGGGCGGTGGCATGGAGACGTGGCCGTGAAGGTGCTCAAGGTGGCTCAACCCACAGCGGAGCAGGCGCAGGCCTTCAAGAACGAGATGCAGGTGCTCAG GAAGACACGTCATGTCAACATCTTGCTATTCATGGGCTTCATGACCCGGCCGGGATTTGCCATCATCACACAGTGGTGTGAGGGCTCCAGCCTGTACCACCACCTACATGTGGCCGACACACGCTTCGACATGGTCCAGCTCATCGACGTGGCCCGGCAGACTGCCCAGGGCATGGA CTACCTCCATGCCAAGAACATTATCCACCGAGATCTCAAGTCTAACA ACATCTTCCTACACGAGGGGCTCACAGTGAAGATCGGTGACTTTGGCCTGGCCACGGTGAAGACACGGTGGAGCGGGGCCCAGCCCTTGGAACAgccctcgggctctgtgctatggATG GCGGCTGAGGTGATCCGTATGCAGGACCCGAACCCCTACAGCTTCCAGTCGGATGTCTACGCCTACGGGGTTGTGCTCTATGAGCTCATGACCGGCTCTCTGCCTTACAGCCACATTGGCAGCCGTGACCAG attatCTTCATGGTGGGCCGTGGCTATCTGTCCCCGGACCTCAGCAAAATCTCCAGCAACTGCCCCAAGGCCATGCGGCGCCTGCTGTCTGACTGCCTCAAGTTCCAGCGAGAGGAACGTCCCCTCTTCCCCCAG atCCTGGCCACGATTGAGCTGCTGCAGCGGTCACTCCCCAAGATTGAGCGGAGTGCCTCCGAACCCTCCTTGCACCGCACCCAGGCTGATGAGTTGCCTGCCTGCCTCCTCAGCGCGGCCCGCCTTGTGCCTTAG
- the TIMP1 gene encoding metalloproteinase inhibitor 1: MSNASRKPGGLWFPHHCHPRPSRGHLSSAAQALPLSPQTQRLERSTREPTMAPLAPLASCILLLLWLAAPSRACTCAPLHPQTAFCSSDFIIRAKFVGTAEVNQTALSQRYEIKMTKMFKGFSALGDASDIRFVYTPTAESVCGYFHRSQNRSEEFLIAGKLRNGHLHINTCSYVVPWNSLSSSQRRGFTKTYAAGCEECTVFSCSSIPCKLQNDTHCLWTDQFLTGTDKGFQSRHLACLPREPGICTWQSLRTRMA; the protein is encoded by the exons ATGAGTAATGCGTCCAGGAAGCCTGGAGGCCTGTGGTTTCCGCACCACTGCCACCCCCGCCCCTCGCGTGGACATTTATCCTCTGCTGCTCAGGCCCTGCCACTGTCGCCTCAGACCCAGCGCCTGGAGAGATCCACCAGAG AACCCACCATGGCACCCTTGGCGCCCCTGGCCTCCTGCATCCTGTTGTTGCTGTGGCTGGCAGCCCCCAGCCGGGCCTGTACCTGTGCCCCACTCCACCCGCAGACCGCCTTCTGCAGCTCGGACTTCA TCATCAGGGCCAAGTTCGTGGGGACCGCAGAAGTCAACCAGACTGCCTTAAGCCAGCGTTATGAGATCAAGATGACCAAG ATGTTCAAAGGGTTCAGCGCCTTGGGGGATGCCTCTGACATCCGGTTCGTCTACACCCCCACCGCGGAGAGCGTGTGCGGATACTTCCACAGGTCCCAGAACCGCAGCGAGGAGTTTCTCATCGCCG gaaaACTGCGGAACGGACACCTGCACATCAATACCTGCAGTTACGTGGTTCCCTGGAACAGTCTGAGTTCCTCTCAGCGCCGGGGCTTCACCAAGACCTATGCTGCTGGCTGCGAAGAATGCACC GTATTTTCCTGTTCATCCATCCCCTGCAAACTGCAGAATGACACTCACTGCTTGTGGACAGACCAGTTCCTCACAGGCACTGACAAGGGTTTCCAGAGCCGCCACCTTGCCTGCCTGCCAAGAGAGCCAGGGATATGCACCTGGCAGTCCCTGAGGACCCGGATGGCCTGA